In a single window of the Bactrocera dorsalis isolate Fly_Bdor chromosome 2, ASM2337382v1, whole genome shotgun sequence genome:
- the LOC105229611 gene encoding SAP domain-containing ribonucleoprotein, producing MPESDVTKMKVADLKRELKLRGLATTGNKTELQDRLQTALLEGDISLEDSAITNEDALLDEDAVLTDEEESPIAADENELLKSPTSTPTASELPSPLNENKPSTDGTNTATNQKKIILKRKVSLTNDGDKVSSATEDATSTTAKENTEPPKEKVLKMSERNPITVSDLNSKEATNSKINNGTNTSGSKVVQLSQMERLELRAKKFGLGSNSTAAAVSPKPVSNTKISSITTEPAVNDVKQMEMLKKRAERFGCVVSSKMAKIDAAEKLQKRKERFGAGGTTTSSSGAIASTKSDDIWAEKARARLERFKNTQTLSTTDKQVATTSIGNAEDNEPSIDPTPVVTPSAPPTSVAGN from the exons ATGCCGGAATCGGATGTAACAAAAATGAAG GTGGCTGATTTGAAGCGCGAGTTAAAGCTGCGTGGCCTTGCTACCACGGGTAATAAAACGGAACTTCAAGACCGCCTACAAACAGCACTACTTGAGGGTGATATTTCTTTGGAAGATTCAGCTATCACGAATGAGGATGCATTGCTTGATGAAGATGCTGTATTAACCGATGAAGAGGAATCGCCGATTGCTGCAGATGAAAACGAGTTACTTAAAAGTCCTACCAGTACTCCTACTGCTTCTGAATTGCCTTCTCCGTTGAACGAGAACAAGCCAAGTACGGATGGTACAAATACTGCaactaatcaaaaaaaaattattttgaagcgCAAAGTATCTTTAACAAATGACGGGGATAAAGTTTCATCGGCCACTGAAGACgcaacatcaacaacagcaaaagagAATACCGAGCCCCCAAAGGAAAAGGTTTTAAAAATGAGCGAGCGCAATCCGATTACTGTAAGTGACCTCAATTCCAAAGAGGCGACGAACTCTAAAATTAATAATGGTACGAATACCAGCGGCTCGAAAGTGGTACAATTAAGCCAAATGGAACGTCTGGAACTTCGTGCCAAGAAATTTGGACTAGGCTCAAACTCGACCGCTGCGGCAGTCTCACCCAAACCGGTTAGCAATACAAAGATAAGTAGTATTACTACGGAGCCCGCCGTCAATGACGTCAAACAAATGGAAATGCTGAAAAAACGGGCAGAACGCTTTGGTTGTGTTGTTTCCtccaaaatggcaaaaattgatGCTGCGGAAAAATTACAGAAGCGAAAAGAACGTTTCGGAGCGGGGGGCACAACCACATCAAGTAGTGGTGCTATCGCCTCCACAAAATCAGATGACATATGGGCTGAAAAGGCACGAGCACGTTTAGAACGCTTCAAAAATACTCAAACATTGTCCACAACTGATAAACAAGTCGCCACGACATCGATCGGAAATGCTGAGGATAACGAGCCGAGTATAGATCCAACACCAGTGGTCACACCATCAGCTCCTCCAACTTCAGTTGCTGGTAATTAG
- the LOC105229612 gene encoding ras-related protein Rab-23, with product MREDDIEIAIKVVIVGNGGVGKSSMIQRYCKGIFTKDYKKTIGVDFLERQIEIDGEDVRIMLWDTAGQEEFDAITKAYYRGAQACVLTFSTTDRASFEAIRDWKRKVENECNEIPTVIVQNKIDLIEQSVVTADEVETLARNLNCRLIRTSVKEDVNVASVFRYLATKCHQLMLGENTEQSYTPNGGGSGSSGVNGASNGHQPTISAFSPTFTKSNSGTIVLRAAKKSSTARKRKIVLKKCGIL from the coding sequence ATGCGCGAGGACGACATCGAAATCGCCATTAAGGTGGTGATTGTGGGTAACGGTGGTGTTGGGAAATCATCCATGATACAACGCTATTGTAAGGGTATTTTCACCAAGGACTATAAGAAAACGATTGGTGTGGATTTTCTGGAGCGACAAATCGAAATTGACGGTGAAGATGTGCGCATAATGTTATGGGACACTGCGGGACAAGAGGAGTTCGACGCCATAACCAAAGCTTACTATCGTGGTGCGCAGGCGTGTGTGCTCACTTTCAGCACGACCGATCGCGCCTCATTCGAGGCCATCAGAGATTGGAAGCGTAAAGTGGAAAATGAATGCAATGAGATACCAACCGTAATTGTACAGAATAAAATTGACCTCATCGAACAGTCAGTTGTAACTGCAGACGAAGTGGAAACTCTGGCGCGCAATTTGAATTGCCGCCTGATACGAACTTCCGTTAAAGAGGATGTGAATGTGGCATCCGTTTTCCGATATTTGGCTACTAAATGTCACCAGCTGATGCTGGGCGAAAACACCGAACAGTCATACACACCTAATGGTGGCGGTAGCGGTAGCAGCGGCGTAAATGGTGCTTCGAATGGTCATCAGCCCACAATTAGTGCCTTCAGTCCAACATTCACAAAGTCCAATAGTGGCACGATCGTGTTGCGAGCAGCCAAAAAGAGTTCAACAGCGCGGAAGCGTAAAATTGTGCTAAAGAAATGCGGCATTTTGTGA